From Desulfuromonas soudanensis, the proteins below share one genomic window:
- a CDS encoding SDR family oxidoreductase, whose protein sequence is MEQVLIIGCGDIGRRVAALALEQGSRVAALTRSPEHAERLRSLGIHPVIGDLDGGLPVPSLPTRGATVFYLAPPPGGGDSDPRVRVFGASVEPGEEPARLIYLSTTGVYGDCGGARIDEESPVNPETARGRRRLDAEKLLSAWGEGRNIGVTILRVAGIYGPGRLPLDKLRSGQPVLRESEAPCSNRIHADDLARVCLAAAERGRAGAIYNVCDGEEGTMTDYFNAVAAAYGLPAPPQVSRQEAREVMNPLLFSYNSESRRIDNRRMREELGVELLYPTLAAGLSAIRAQE, encoded by the coding sequence ATGGAACAGGTTCTGATCATCGGCTGCGGCGACATCGGTCGCCGGGTCGCCGCCCTGGCCCTCGAACAGGGATCCCGCGTTGCCGCCCTGACCCGCTCCCCGGAGCACGCCGAGCGCCTCCGGTCCCTCGGCATCCATCCGGTAATCGGCGATCTCGACGGCGGCCTCCCCGTCCCCTCGTTGCCGACCAGGGGGGCGACGGTCTTCTACCTCGCCCCCCCTCCCGGCGGGGGCGACAGCGATCCGCGGGTCCGGGTCTTCGGAGCCTCCGTCGAGCCCGGAGAAGAACCGGCCCGGCTGATCTATCTCAGCACCACCGGCGTCTACGGCGACTGCGGCGGCGCCCGGATCGACGAGGAATCCCCGGTCAACCCCGAGACCGCCCGCGGCAGGCGCCGTCTCGACGCCGAAAAGCTCCTGTCTGCCTGGGGAGAGGGGCGAAACATCGGGGTGACGATCCTGCGGGTGGCGGGGATATACGGCCCCGGACGGCTCCCCCTCGACAAGCTCCGATCGGGTCAGCCGGTCCTCAGGGAGTCCGAGGCCCCCTGCAGCAACCGGATTCACGCCGACGACCTGGCGCGGGTCTGCCTTGCGGCGGCGGAACGGGGGCGGGCGGGAGCCATCTACAACGTCTGCGACGGGGAAGAGGGGACGATGACCGATTACTTCAACGCCGTCGCCGCCGCCTACGGACTCCCTGCCCCCCCGCAGGTCTCCCGCCAGGAGGCCCGCGAGGTCATGAACCCCCTCCTCTTCTCCTACAACAGCGAATCGCGGCGCATCGACAACCGCAGGATGCGCGAGGAACTCGGGGTCGAGCTCCTCTATCCGACCCTGGCCGCCGGGCTCTCGGCGATCCGGGCGCAGGAGTGA
- a CDS encoding response regulator produces MISKKILLVDDVELFLEMEKDFFRRENFTLLVARSGREALEVMQRESPDMVFMDLYMPEGNGDEICRKIKENPETRGIPVVIVTNSRDEADFDRCRQAGCEELLMKPVARAPFLAAAYRILKVSDTDTLRIHTRLPVRYGIDGGESTSGYTYDLSTGGLFIETDKPHLTDTILHLEINLLQPATVLHCQGRVAWANHADWVRKGDLPPGMAIQFLAPSLATLSALRSFVARKRSFPAATSL; encoded by the coding sequence TTGATTTCAAAAAAAATCCTGCTGGTCGATGATGTGGAACTGTTCCTTGAGATGGAAAAGGATTTTTTTCGCAGGGAGAATTTTACCCTGCTGGTCGCCCGCAGTGGCCGCGAGGCCCTGGAGGTGATGCAGCGGGAGAGCCCCGACATGGTCTTTATGGATCTCTATATGCCCGAGGGGAACGGCGACGAGATCTGCCGGAAGATCAAGGAAAATCCCGAGACTCGGGGGATCCCGGTGGTCATTGTCACCAACAGTCGCGATGAGGCCGATTTTGACCGCTGCCGGCAGGCCGGCTGCGAGGAACTCCTGATGAAGCCCGTGGCCCGCGCCCCTTTTCTGGCTGCGGCCTATCGCATTCTCAAGGTCTCCGATACCGACACGCTGCGCATCCATACCCGACTGCCGGTGCGCTATGGCATCGACGGCGGCGAATCGACCTCCGGATACACCTATGATCTGAGTACCGGCGGGCTCTTCATCGAAACGGACAAGCCGCACCTCACCGACACCATCCTCCACCTGGAGATCAACCTCCTTCAGCCGGCAACCGTCCTGCACTGCCAGGGGCGGGTCGCCTGGGCAAACCATGCCGACTGGGTGCGCAAGGGGGATCTGCCCCCCGGCATGGCCATCCAGTTCCTTGCTCCGAGCCTTGCCACTCTAAGTGCACTCCGTTCTTTCGTCGCCCGGAAACGGTCGTTTCCGGCGGCGACATCCCTCTGA
- a CDS encoding M23 family metallopeptidase encodes MKKPILLMTVLVIALATGAFYYFSDTRGPQILLNPDSGSVAPGRSLRLSASDPGSGLRSLRVEAIQKGKTVVLVDEAPAVDSPPQEMTFTLEKAGLEEGPFELLITAVDRSIYHFGSGNTTSIRVPLEWDSAPPEVTVLSTSHNFNQGGAGLILYTLSEEVEKSGIELGERFFPGYKQPEGFYAALFALPHDLATDEFKPRLVAVDRAGNRGLGPFYYRANSRTFAKTPIVLDALFLETKAPEFKLSFPETDNPLDLFLRFNRELRTANRASLLDYGRQTATTPLWQGPFLRQPGTQTRGLFGERRSYIHDKTVVDEQVHLGIDLASVSHAPVQAANNGKVVFAGTLGIYGKCVILDHGLGLQSLYGHLSQIGVKEGDEVKKGELLGRSGMSGMAGGDHLHFGMIVSGVPVNPLEWWDASWLKNNIGDKWQAAGKAL; translated from the coding sequence ATGAAAAAACCGATTCTGCTCATGACCGTTCTGGTGATCGCCCTGGCCACCGGTGCCTTCTATTATTTCAGCGACACCCGGGGGCCGCAGATCCTCCTGAACCCCGATAGCGGCTCCGTCGCCCCCGGCCGGTCCCTGCGACTTTCGGCAAGCGACCCGGGATCGGGGCTGCGCTCTCTCAGGGTGGAAGCCATTCAGAAGGGGAAGACGGTCGTCCTCGTCGATGAGGCACCCGCCGTGGACAGTCCCCCTCAGGAGATGACCTTCACCCTGGAGAAGGCCGGACTCGAGGAAGGCCCCTTCGAACTCCTGATCACCGCCGTCGACCGCTCGATCTACCATTTCGGTTCCGGCAACACCACCTCGATCCGCGTCCCCCTGGAATGGGACAGCGCACCCCCCGAGGTGACGGTGTTGAGCACCTCCCACAATTTCAACCAGGGGGGAGCGGGACTGATACTCTATACCCTCTCCGAAGAGGTGGAAAAAAGCGGCATCGAGCTCGGCGAACGCTTCTTCCCCGGATACAAACAGCCGGAGGGTTTCTACGCCGCCCTCTTCGCCCTCCCCCACGACCTGGCAACGGACGAATTCAAACCGCGGCTGGTCGCCGTCGACCGGGCCGGAAACCGGGGACTCGGTCCCTTTTACTACCGCGCCAATTCACGCACTTTTGCCAAGACCCCCATTGTTCTCGACGCGCTCTTTCTCGAGACCAAGGCTCCCGAATTCAAACTCAGCTTTCCCGAAACCGACAATCCCCTGGACCTCTTTCTCAGGTTCAACCGCGAACTGCGGACGGCCAACCGCGCCTCCCTTCTCGACTACGGCCGGCAAACGGCGACCACTCCCCTTTGGCAGGGCCCTTTTCTGCGCCAGCCCGGGACGCAAACCCGCGGCCTCTTCGGCGAGCGCCGCAGCTATATCCACGACAAGACCGTCGTCGACGAGCAGGTTCATCTCGGCATCGACCTCGCCTCCGTCTCCCACGCCCCGGTCCAGGCGGCCAACAACGGCAAGGTGGTCTTTGCCGGAACCCTGGGAATCTACGGCAAGTGCGTCATCCTTGACCACGGCCTGGGGCTGCAGAGCCTCTACGGCCACCTCAGCCAGATCGGGGTCAAGGAAGGGGATGAGGTGAAAAAGGGAGAATTGCTCGGACGCTCGGGGATGTCGGGAATGGCCGGAGGGGACCATCTCCACTTCGGAATGATCGTCTCCGGAGTTCCGGTCAATCCCCTGGAGTGGTGGGACGCCTCCTGGCTGAAAAACAATATCGGCGACAAGTGGCAGGCGGCCGGCAAGGCGCTCTGA
- a CDS encoding DUF4388 domain-containing protein: MKTIVGDLKTISLYNIVEAVEVQGKTGRLGVARAGIAKTFFFEEGAMVFVTSTRPGERLGEFLSAIGCLDLARMESLLAESRRRGERFTADLLTAKVFERKELESALCQLVVRALADALSWEEGSFELHPDLPPGILSGPVTIRVPHALGQAQRLRATASRHEVP, from the coding sequence ATGAAGACCATTGTCGGCGATCTGAAAACGATCTCGCTCTACAATATTGTGGAGGCGGTCGAGGTCCAGGGGAAGACCGGGCGCCTGGGTGTCGCCCGGGCCGGAATTGCCAAGACGTTCTTCTTTGAGGAGGGTGCGATGGTTTTCGTTACCTCAACCCGTCCGGGAGAGCGTTTGGGAGAGTTCCTCAGCGCCATCGGCTGTCTCGATCTGGCGCGGATGGAATCGCTGCTGGCGGAGAGCCGCCGCCGGGGAGAGCGCTTTACCGCCGATCTCCTGACGGCAAAGGTCTTCGAGCGCAAGGAACTGGAGAGCGCCCTCTGCCAGCTGGTGGTCCGGGCTCTGGCCGACGCCCTGAGCTGGGAGGAGGGGAGCTTTGAGCTCCACCCCGACCTCCCCCCGGGAATTCTCTCCGGGCCGGTGACCATCCGGGTCCCCCACGCCCTCGGCCAGGCGCAGCGGCTCAGGGCCACGGCATCCCGCCACGAGGTCCCCTAG
- a CDS encoding C40 family peptidase, whose product MTINKKICRLLALALLLGGCGIEVPALPPGSRSVAVDGSIDGLVQRQVDADGGISTLARECVGAPYRYGGDGPEGFDCSGLVHYVFGRSGLRVPRTSTEQYLQAQRVPLEELQPGDLLFFRVSRQKVSHVGIYIEGNTFIHAPSSGSAVCYATLENPYWQTRLQGAGRYPRKP is encoded by the coding sequence ATGACCATAAACAAAAAAATCTGTCGCCTGCTGGCTCTGGCCCTTCTCCTCGGCGGGTGCGGAATCGAGGTGCCGGCGCTGCCGCCGGGGAGCCGTTCAGTAGCCGTTGACGGCAGCATCGATGGGCTTGTGCAGCGGCAGGTCGATGCCGATGGCGGGATCTCCACCCTGGCCCGGGAGTGCGTCGGCGCACCCTATCGTTACGGCGGCGACGGTCCGGAAGGCTTTGATTGCAGCGGCCTGGTCCATTACGTCTTCGGCCGCTCGGGACTCCGGGTCCCCCGCACCTCGACGGAGCAGTACCTTCAGGCGCAGAGGGTTCCCTTGGAGGAACTGCAGCCTGGCGACCTGTTGTTTTTCCGGGTCTCGCGACAAAAAGTGTCACATGTGGGCATTTACATCGAAGGGAACACCTTCATCCACGCCCCCTCCTCCGGCAGCGCGGTCTGTTACGCCACCCTCGAAAACCCCTACTGGCAGACGCGTCTGCAGGGGGCCGGACGCTATCCGCGGAAACCCTGA
- the radC gene encoding RadC family protein — MQRIKDWPKEERPREKLLQNGAETLSSAELLALVLRTGDAATATSALDHARQLLNRFGSLRELARANTAELCELKGIGPAKAAELQAVFQIARRFATEELRPGDRFTSSADVFAHYHERLRDCKREVFFALLLDGKNRVIREVRISEGSLSASIVHPREVFAPVVRDSAAAVLFVHNHPSGDPTPSREDIDITGRLRQAGELMGVRVLDHIIIGSGEYVSFVDRGLMG; from the coding sequence ATGCAACGGATCAAGGACTGGCCAAAGGAGGAGCGCCCCCGGGAAAAGCTGCTACAGAACGGAGCCGAGACCTTGAGCAGCGCCGAACTTCTCGCCCTGGTGCTGCGCACCGGCGATGCCGCCACGGCCACCAGCGCCCTCGATCACGCGCGGCAACTGTTGAACCGCTTCGGCTCCCTGCGGGAGCTGGCCCGGGCCAACACGGCCGAACTCTGCGAACTCAAGGGGATCGGTCCCGCCAAGGCGGCGGAGTTGCAGGCGGTCTTCCAGATCGCCCGGCGCTTTGCCACCGAGGAGCTGCGCCCCGGAGATCGCTTCACCAGTTCCGCCGACGTCTTTGCCCACTATCACGAACGGCTGCGCGACTGCAAGCGGGAGGTCTTCTTCGCCCTCCTTCTCGACGGCAAGAACCGGGTGATCCGCGAAGTGCGCATCTCCGAGGGAAGCCTTTCGGCAAGCATCGTCCACCCTCGCGAGGTCTTCGCCCCGGTGGTCCGCGACTCGGCGGCGGCCGTTCTCTTTGTTCACAATCACCCCTCCGGCGACCCCACCCCGAGCCGCGAGGATATCGACATCACAGGGCGCCTGCGCCAGGCAGGCGAACTGATGGGGGTGCGGGTCCTCGATCACATCATCATCGGCAGCGGCGAATACGTCAGCTTCGTCGACCGCGGCCTGATGGGCTAG
- a CDS encoding SDR family oxidoreductase, which yields MTSTILITGSNRGIGLELVRTFADHNWHVLACCRRPQQAVELSAIAEKSGGRVTIHPLDVADSEQIRALAETCGDLSIDILFNNAGIAGPSPQRFGPIDTGEWLETLRINTLAPYQMAVAFVEQVARSSRRIIATVGSQLGSIADNTSGGRYAYRTSKAAVHMVMKGLAADLADRRITSVALHPGWVKTEMGGPQAPVSPAESAAGLYRVLATLTPEDSGKLWSWDGSQLPW from the coding sequence ATGACATCGACCATATTGATCACCGGCAGCAACCGCGGGATCGGCCTCGAGCTGGTGCGCACCTTTGCCGACCACAACTGGCACGTCCTCGCCTGTTGCCGGCGGCCGCAGCAGGCCGTCGAACTTTCCGCTATAGCCGAAAAGAGCGGCGGGAGAGTGACGATCCACCCTCTGGACGTCGCTGACAGCGAGCAGATTCGCGCCCTGGCCGAGACCTGTGGCGACCTGAGCATCGACATCCTCTTCAACAACGCCGGCATCGCCGGCCCCTCCCCCCAGAGGTTCGGCCCCATCGACACCGGGGAGTGGCTGGAGACGCTGCGCATCAACACCCTCGCCCCCTACCAGATGGCCGTGGCCTTCGTCGAGCAGGTGGCGCGCAGCAGCCGCCGGATCATTGCCACCGTCGGCAGCCAGCTCGGCAGCATCGCCGACAACACCTCGGGGGGGCGCTACGCCTACCGCACCTCCAAGGCGGCGGTGCATATGGTGATGAAGGGCCTCGCCGCCGATCTGGCCGATCGCCGCATCACCTCGGTGGCTCTCCACCCCGGCTGGGTGAAAACAGAGATGGGAGGACCCCAGGCCCCCGTCTCCCCCGCCGAGAGCGCCGCCGGCCTTTACCGGGTGTTGGCGACCCTGACCCCGGAAGACAGCGGCAAACTCTGGAGCTGGGACGGCAGTCAGCTCCCCTGGTAG
- a CDS encoding dodecin: protein MTYGEDRIYKKVEIIGVSKSGFEDAIQVAIAKAHKSLEAISWFEVMEMRGHVDTDGRVCEYQVVIKVAFQLK from the coding sequence ATGACTTACGGCGAAGACCGGATCTACAAGAAGGTTGAAATCATCGGCGTTTCCAAGTCGGGATTCGAGGACGCCATCCAGGTGGCGATCGCCAAGGCCCATAAGAGCCTGGAAGCCATCTCCTGGTTCGAGGTCATGGAAATGCGCGGTCACGTCGATACGGACGGCCGGGTCTGCGAATACCAGGTGGTGATCAAGGTCGCCTTCCAGCTCAAGTAA
- the pepN gene encoding aminopeptidase N, protein MTTPQAIYLRDYSPPAYLVETVDLHFDLGDDLTLVRSRLALRRNPDLCRGENALVLQGRCLELRSLRLDGRTLAAEDYRLDDETLTLAGVPEAFVLEVETAIRPRENTSLEGLYQSSGNFCTQCEPQGFRKITYYPDRSDVMARFTTTLVADRRFPVLLANGNLVEKGDLEGGRHFARWEDPFKKPSYLFALVAGDLVKIEDRFRTRSGREVTLQIYVEARNADRCAHAMASLQKAMAWDEEIYGLEYDLDIYMIVAVDDFNFGAMENKGLNIFNSKYVLARPDTATDADYQGIEGVIGHEYFHNWTGNRVTCRDWFQLSLKEGLTVFRDQEFSADMTSRPVKRIEEVRLLRNTQFPEDAGPMAHPVRPASYVEINNFYTATVYNKGAEVIRMYHTLLGDAAFCRGLALYLRRHDGQAVTTDDFLAAMAEAGQIDLEQFRLWYSQAGTPELAVKCVYDEERRTLTLTVRQSCPPTPGEAEKAPFHIPLALGLVGRNGCDLPLQLEGETEATTGTRVLSLHNEEETFCFINLPEAPVPSLLRNFSAPVRLKTDLDDNDLAFLMACDNDPFNRWEAGQQLSTRLLLRQVEAFGRGETLVLDPLLPGAFRALLGDSDADPALIALALTLPSETFLAEQMPVIDPSAIHEVREFFRRQLATDLRQLLLAVYTDQQEDGPYTPDPAAVGRRALKNLALSYLMTLDDPALRSLCLRQFKRADNMTDVIAALGALAGSATEEGTAALEDFYLRWQNDPLVLDKWLSLQATSRRTDTLAEVRRLLGHPAYNGKNPNKVRALVGAFCQGNPARFHDPSGAGYAFCADQVLALDPVNPQVAARLAGAFSNWRRFDPKRQALMKEELERIAAVAGISRDVYEIVMKSLA, encoded by the coding sequence ATGACTACACCCCAGGCTATTTATCTCCGGGACTATTCCCCCCCGGCCTATCTGGTCGAGACCGTCGACCTCCATTTCGACCTCGGCGACGACCTCACCCTCGTCCGCTCCCGCCTGGCCCTGCGGCGCAATCCCGACCTTTGCCGCGGGGAAAACGCCCTGGTTCTCCAGGGACGATGTCTCGAACTGAGGTCGCTACGCCTCGACGGCCGCACCCTGGCCGCCGAGGACTACCGACTCGACGACGAAACCCTGACCCTTGCCGGCGTCCCCGAGGCCTTTGTCCTCGAGGTGGAGACGGCGATCCGCCCCCGGGAGAATACCTCCCTGGAGGGGCTCTACCAGTCGAGCGGCAATTTCTGCACCCAGTGCGAACCCCAGGGATTCCGCAAGATCACCTACTACCCCGACCGTTCCGACGTCATGGCCCGCTTCACCACCACCCTCGTCGCCGACCGGCGCTTTCCGGTTCTCCTCGCCAACGGCAATCTGGTGGAGAAAGGGGATCTCGAAGGGGGTCGACACTTCGCCCGCTGGGAGGACCCCTTCAAGAAGCCGTCCTACCTCTTTGCCCTGGTCGCCGGCGATCTGGTGAAGATCGAGGACCGCTTCCGCACCCGCTCGGGGCGGGAGGTGACCCTGCAGATCTATGTCGAGGCGCGCAACGCCGACCGCTGCGCCCACGCCATGGCCTCCCTGCAGAAGGCGATGGCCTGGGACGAGGAGATCTACGGCCTCGAATACGACCTCGATATCTACATGATCGTCGCCGTCGACGATTTCAACTTCGGGGCGATGGAGAACAAGGGGCTCAACATCTTCAATTCCAAGTACGTCCTCGCCCGCCCCGACACCGCCACCGACGCGGACTACCAGGGGATCGAGGGGGTGATCGGGCACGAATATTTCCACAACTGGACCGGCAACCGCGTCACCTGCCGCGACTGGTTCCAGCTCAGCCTCAAGGAGGGGCTGACGGTCTTCCGCGACCAGGAGTTCTCCGCCGACATGACCTCGCGCCCGGTGAAGCGCATCGAGGAGGTGCGCCTGCTGCGCAACACCCAGTTCCCCGAGGACGCCGGCCCCATGGCCCACCCGGTCCGGCCCGCCTCCTACGTGGAGATCAACAACTTCTACACCGCCACGGTCTACAACAAGGGGGCCGAGGTGATCCGCATGTACCATACGCTCCTCGGCGACGCCGCCTTTTGCCGCGGCCTCGCCCTCTACCTCCGGCGCCACGACGGCCAGGCCGTCACCACCGACGACTTCCTGGCGGCGATGGCCGAGGCGGGACAGATCGACCTCGAGCAGTTCCGCCTCTGGTACAGCCAGGCCGGGACTCCCGAGCTCGCCGTGAAATGCGTCTACGACGAGGAGAGGCGCACCCTCACCCTCACCGTCCGCCAGTCCTGCCCGCCGACCCCCGGGGAGGCAGAGAAGGCCCCCTTCCACATCCCCCTGGCCCTGGGGCTCGTCGGCCGCAACGGATGCGATCTCCCCCTGCAGCTTGAAGGAGAGACGGAGGCGACGACCGGCACCCGAGTGTTGTCCCTGCACAATGAAGAGGAGACCTTTTGCTTCATCAACCTCCCCGAGGCCCCGGTCCCCTCGCTGCTGCGCAATTTCTCGGCCCCGGTGCGCCTGAAGACCGATCTCGACGACAACGACCTCGCCTTTCTCATGGCTTGCGACAACGACCCCTTCAATCGCTGGGAAGCCGGCCAGCAGCTTTCCACCCGCCTTCTGCTGCGCCAGGTCGAGGCCTTCGGCCGCGGCGAGACCCTCGTCCTCGACCCCCTCCTTCCCGGCGCCTTCCGCGCCCTCCTCGGCGATTCCGATGCCGACCCGGCCCTGATCGCCCTGGCCCTGACCCTGCCGAGCGAGACCTTTCTCGCCGAGCAGATGCCGGTCATCGACCCTTCGGCCATCCACGAGGTGCGGGAATTCTTCCGGCGACAACTGGCCACGGACCTGCGCCAGCTCCTTTTGGCCGTCTACACCGACCAGCAGGAGGACGGGCCCTACACCCCCGATCCGGCCGCCGTCGGCCGAAGGGCCCTGAAAAATCTCGCTCTCTCCTACCTGATGACCCTCGACGACCCGGCGCTGCGGTCCCTCTGCCTCAGGCAATTCAAGCGCGCCGACAACATGACCGACGTCATCGCCGCTCTCGGCGCTCTGGCCGGAAGCGCCACGGAAGAGGGGACGGCGGCTCTGGAGGATTTCTACCTCCGCTGGCAGAACGATCCGCTGGTCCTCGACAAGTGGCTCTCTCTGCAGGCCACCTCAAGACGGACCGACACCCTCGCCGAAGTCAGGCGCCTCCTCGGGCACCCGGCCTACAACGGCAAAAACCCCAACAAGGTCCGGGCCCTGGTCGGCGCCTTCTGCCAGGGGAATCCCGCCCGCTTCCACGACCCCTCGGGAGCCGGATACGCCTTCTGCGCCGATCAGGTTCTGGCCCTTGACCCCGTCAATCCCCAGGTCGCCGCCCGCCTCGCCGGCGCCTTCAGCAACTGGCGCCGCTTCGATCCGAAACGCCAGGCGCTGATGAAGGAGGAGCTCGAGCGGATCGCCGCCGTCGCCGGCATCTCCAGGGATGTTTACGAAATTGTTATGAAGAGCCTCGCCTGA
- a CDS encoding ferritin-like domain-containing protein: protein MPQEFNVQQALKLAIQTEKNVMDFYTMAAEITKNPRGKKVFTLLAGEEREHAGHFFDLYKGKDLGTFDEFMATPPGKDTAMLHDLKKAIDDKVHERKAMEIALREEEDLAKNLRLTAAKIVDPVVRSIFEKMAKETSDHYALIESEYAHLMGMVHETDIDIFVRE, encoded by the coding sequence ATGCCCCAGGAATTCAACGTCCAGCAGGCCCTGAAACTGGCGATCCAGACCGAAAAAAACGTCATGGATTTCTACACCATGGCCGCCGAAATCACCAAAAATCCCCGGGGGAAGAAGGTTTTCACCCTCCTCGCCGGCGAGGAGCGGGAGCACGCCGGCCACTTCTTCGATCTCTACAAGGGGAAGGACCTGGGTACCTTCGATGAATTCATGGCGACCCCCCCCGGCAAGGATACGGCCATGCTTCACGATCTGAAAAAGGCCATCGACGACAAGGTTCATGAGCGCAAGGCGATGGAGATCGCCCTTCGCGAAGAGGAGGATCTGGCGAAAAACCTCCGCCTTACCGCCGCCAAGATCGTCGATCCGGTGGTGCGCTCCATCTTCGAAAAAATGGCCAAGGAGACCAGCGATCACTATGCGCTGATCGAGTCGGAGTACGCGCACCTCATGGGGATGGTTCATGAAACGGATATCGACATCTTTGTTCGCGAATAG